A genome region from Crossiella equi includes the following:
- a CDS encoding cytochrome P450 family protein — protein MPEPVFLHTPEFKRDPYPVYAALRERGPVHRVRFPSGVVGWLVTGYDAAVATLSDPRLAKNHRHGGDQWRRLSASMPEPYHGRLQAHLLHQDPPDHTRMRKHVTDSFSPKRMAALRGRIEEIAESLLDDVVRVARRDGQADLVEHFAAELPLHALAEVLGLPEDYRERFDPAWRRVVAPVGPEEPGRAAYLALLAGCQDYIADLLAHKRSHPGEDLLTALVRAHDAGELAEHELSSMVFQLFAAGQEPVTGQITTMTVALLAHPAEFAALAEDPGLLPGAVEELFRYDGSFEITTWRFFREDSDLHGTRIPAGESVIVSLAAANRDGRRFADPDRLDLTRSPNPHLAFGHGHHFCPGAALARVQAQTAVSTLVRRLPGLRLAMPAAELPWVQAVLGRGVTRLPVTFGAAPRPAPALSAPGGLS, from the coding sequence TTGCCCGAACCCGTCTTCCTGCACACGCCCGAGTTCAAGCGGGATCCGTATCCGGTGTACGCCGCCCTGCGCGAGCGGGGCCCGGTGCACCGGGTGCGCTTCCCCAGCGGCGTCGTCGGCTGGCTCGTCACCGGCTACGACGCCGCGGTGGCCACGCTGTCCGATCCCAGGCTGGCCAAGAACCACCGCCACGGCGGGGACCAGTGGCGCCGCCTGTCGGCGAGCATGCCCGAGCCCTACCACGGCCGCCTGCAAGCCCACCTGCTGCACCAGGACCCGCCGGACCACACCCGGATGCGCAAGCACGTCACGGATTCCTTCTCCCCCAAGCGGATGGCCGCACTGCGGGGCCGGATCGAGGAGATCGCCGAGTCCCTGCTGGACGACGTGGTCCGCGTGGCCCGGCGCGACGGGCAGGCCGACCTGGTCGAGCACTTCGCCGCGGAGCTCCCGCTGCACGCCCTGGCGGAGGTGCTCGGCCTGCCGGAGGACTACCGCGAGCGCTTCGACCCGGCCTGGCGGCGCGTGGTCGCCCCGGTCGGACCGGAGGAACCGGGCCGCGCCGCGTACCTGGCGCTGCTCGCGGGGTGCCAGGACTACATCGCGGACCTGTTGGCGCACAAGCGGTCCCACCCGGGCGAGGACCTGCTGACCGCGCTGGTGCGCGCCCACGACGCGGGCGAGCTGGCCGAGCACGAGCTCAGCTCCATGGTCTTCCAGCTCTTCGCCGCCGGGCAGGAACCGGTGACCGGCCAGATCACCACGATGACCGTGGCGCTGCTGGCACACCCGGCGGAGTTCGCCGCGCTGGCCGAGGATCCCGGGCTGCTGCCCGGCGCGGTCGAGGAGCTGTTCCGCTACGACGGGTCCTTCGAGATCACCACCTGGCGCTTCTTCCGCGAGGACAGCGACCTGCACGGCACGCGGATCCCGGCCGGGGAGTCGGTGATCGTGTCCCTGGCCGCGGCCAACCGCGACGGCCGCCGCTTCGCCGACCCGGACCGCCTGGACCTCACCCGCTCGCCCAACCCGCACCTCGCCTTCGGGCACGGGCACCACTTCTGCCCCGGCGCCGCGCTCGCCCGCGTCCAGGCCCAGACGGCGGTCTCGACCCTGGTCCGCAGGCTGCCCGGACTGCGCCTGGCCATGCCCGCGGCGGAGCTCCCGTGGGTCCAGGCCGTGCTGGGCCGGGGTGTGACCCGGCTGCCCGTGACCTTCGGGGCGGCCCCGCGGCCCGCCCCCGCCCTCAGCGCCCCCGGAGGACTGTCGTGA